From a single Brassica napus cultivar Da-Ae chromosome C9, Da-Ae, whole genome shotgun sequence genomic region:
- the LOC125592338 gene encoding uncharacterized protein LOC125592338 isoform X2, translated as MNSRFTRSISSSRCDGKSETEMNKGGQEGSQYPFVSILSMTGGYGHSSYSTNSLLQAGVMVRFIPAIKKLLLPF; from the exons ATGAATTCAAGATTCACCCGTTCGATTTCTTCCTCAAG GTGTGATGGGAAGAGTGAAACTGAGATGAACAAAGGCGGTCAGGAGGGTAGTCAATACCCTTTTGTGAGTATTTTAAGTATGACTGGAGGATATGGACACAGTAGCTACTCCACCAACTCTCTTCTTCAG GCAGGTGTGATGGTGAGATTCATACCGGCGATCAAGAAATTATTATTACCCTTTTGA
- the LOC125592338 gene encoding salicylate/benzoate carboxyl methyltransferase-like isoform X1, which yields MNSRFTRSISSSRCDGKSETEMNKGGQEGSQYPFVSILSMTGGYGHSSYSTNSLLQAILKTGPGLSMTKPILVKNTKEMMRNLDFPECIKVADLGCSSGQNTFMVMSDIVNTINTLCEESSKKPPEIDCCLNDLSGNDFNTTFKFMTFFKDMLTTKIPCFISGLPGSFYSSFVFTDIKY from the exons ATGAATTCAAGATTCACCCGTTCGATTTCTTCCTCAAG GTGTGATGGGAAGAGTGAAACTGAGATGAACAAAGGCGGTCAGGAGGGTAGTCAATACCCTTTTGTGAGTATTTTAAGTATGACTGGAGGATATGGACACAGTAGCTACTCCACCAACTCTCTTCTTCAG GCAATATTAAAGACTGGGCCGGGCCTGTCAATGACCAAACCCATCCTGgttaaaaacactaaagaaaTGATGAGAAACTTGGACTTTCCTGAATGCATTAAAGTAGCCGATTTGGGATGTTCTTCGGGACAAAACACGTTCATGGTCATGTCTGATATCGTCAACACAATCAATACGTTATGTGAAGAAAGCAGCAAAAAACCTCCAGAGATAGATTGTTGTCTCAACGATCTCTCTGGTAATGATTTCAACACGACGTTCAAGTTCATGACTTTCTTCAAAGATATGCTCACAACCAAAATACCATGCTTTATCTCTGGATTACCTGGTTCTTTTTACTCAAGTTTTGTCTTTACggatattaaatattaa